One Pithys albifrons albifrons isolate INPA30051 chromosome 17, PitAlb_v1, whole genome shotgun sequence genomic window carries:
- the UQCR10 gene encoding cytochrome b-c1 complex subunit 9, which translates to MALLRQVYSSLFRRTSTFALSVVLGAVLFERAFDQGADALFEHLNEGKLWKHIKHKYEN; encoded by the exons ATGGCGCTGCTGCGGCAGGTGTACTCGTCGCTGTTCCGCCGCACCTCCACCTTCGCGCTGTCCGTCGTGCTGGGCGCGGTGCTGTTCGAGCGCGCCTTCGACCAGGGCGCCGACGCGCTCTTCGAGCACCTCAACGAGGGG AAACTGTGGAAGCACATCAAGCACAAGTATGAGAactga
- the ASCC2 gene encoding activating signal cointegrator 1 complex subunit 2 isoform X3: MTGNIFTQQPSYFGDLDETLPTVLQVFNNILHKCGLQCEGASAEPQKLEEKVSVTPGNMPLQELKDIVLYLCDTCTTLWAFLDVFPLACQTFQKHEFCSRLASFYELAIPELESAIKKRHYEDNSVFADLWRRISHSRKKMIEAFHILINQVCLQPILESSCENIQPFIEEFLQIFSSVLQERRFLRDYDELFPVEDDVSLLQQASSTLDETRTAYILQAVESAWEGVDRKKGQVVKDAAAPAAPSGASAEVESSAEDREELGAACAPGDECAGAAAAPVARVSGVELDSLISQVKDLLPDLGEGFILACLEEYGYSTEQVINNILEDKLVPYLDKLDRRMQRQLKPDPTPLVTSRYNVFQNDEFDVFSRDSVDVSRIQKGKRREPGSARGLVNDKRAVREQRPRYSQYSLVWEEQPDTALPGPDYDDEYDDTYDGNQVGANDADADEELLSRRPFTIPQVLRQKGQEEGQEEEEEDEEEEEEEAEKERTKDHFVQDPAVLRERAEARRQAQLARRGHKHDSSAVVGNAKGHGQNRETLQERRKKEANKSTRANHNRRAMADRKRSKGMIPS, encoded by the exons GAAACATCTTCACTCAGCAGCCAAGTTACTTTGGTGACCTGGATGAAACTCTGCCCACTGTCCTGCAG GTGTTCAACAATATCTTGCACAAGTGTGGTTTGCAGTGTGAAGGAGCCTCTGCTGAGCCAcagaaactggaagaaaaagtCAGTGTGACTCCAGGGAACATGCCCCTGCAG GAGCTGAAGGACATTGTGCTGTATTTATGTGACACCTGCACAACACTCTGGGCCTTCCTTGATGTGTTCCCCTTGGCCTGCCAGACCTTCCAAAAACACGAGTTCTGTTCCAG ATTGGCTTCATTTTATGAACTGGCAATTCCTGAGCTGGAATCTGCAATCAAGAAGAGGCATTATGAGGATAACAG TGTTTTTGCTGATCTGTGGAGGAGGATTTCACACTCCAGGAAGAAGATGATAGAGGCTTTTCACATCCTAATAAACCAAGTGTGTCTGCAGCCCATCCTGGAGAGCAG CTGTGAGAATATTCAGCCATTTATTGAGGAGTTTCTACAGATCTTCTCCTCGGTGCTCCAGGAAAGGAG ATTTCTGCGTGACTACGATGAGCTGTTTCCCGTGGAGGATGATGTCAGTCTGCTCCAGCAGGCATCCTCCACACT AGATGAGACCAGGACAGCCTATATCCTGCAGGCAGTGGAAAGTGCCTGGGAAGGGGTGgacaggaaaaaaggacaagTTGTGAAagatgcagcagcaccagcagcacccagtgGAGCATCAGCAGAGGTGGAGAGCTCAGCTGAGGACAGGGAAGAGCTGggggctgcctgtgccccaggggATGAG TGTGCTGGCGCAGCGGCCGCGCCCGTCGCCCGCGTGTCCGGCGTGGAGCTCGACTCCCTGATCTCCCAAGTGAAGGACCTGCTGCCTGACCTTGGGGAGGGATTCATCCTGGCCTGCCTGGAGGAGTATGGGtacagcacagagcaggtgaTCAACAACATCCTGGAGGACAAGCTGGTGCCGTACCTGGATAAGCTGGACCGAAGGATGCAAAG ACAGCTGAAGCCAGACCCCACTCCTCTGGTCACCTCTCGCTATAATGTGTTCCAGAATGATGAGTTTGATGTTTTCAGCAGGGACTCAGTGGATGTGTCTCGGATACAGAAAGGCAAGAG GCGCGAGCCGGGCTCGGCGCGGGGCCTGGTGAACGACAAGCGCGCGGTGCGGGAGCAGCGGCCGCGGTACAGCCAGTACAGCCTCGTGTGGGAGGAACAGCCCGACacggccctgcccggccccgaCTACGACGACGAGTACGACGACACCTACGACGGCAACCAGGTGGGCGCCAACGACGCCGACGCGGACgaggagctgctcagcaggag GCCATTCACAATTCCTCAGGTCTTGAGGCagaagggacaggaggagggacaggaggaagaggaggaggatgaagaggaggaggaggaggaagctgaaaaggaaagaacGAAG gaCCACTTTGTGCAGGACCCTGCGGTGCTGCGGGAGCGGGCAGAGGCGCGGCggcaggcacagctggcacGGAGGGG GCACAAGCACGACAGCTCTGCCGTTGTTGGGAATGCCAAGGGACACGGGCAGAACCGGGAGACGCTGCAGGAGCGGAGGAAGAAGGAAGCCAACAAGAGCACGAGGGCCAACCACAACCGCAGGGCCATGGCCGACAGGAAGCGCAGCAAGGGCATGATCCCGTCCTga